One stretch of Tepidibacter hydrothermalis DNA includes these proteins:
- a CDS encoding ParA family protein — MGKIIAVFNQKGGVGKTTTNVNLSACIGKLGKKTLVIDLDPQGNTTSGFGVDKKELDFTIYDVLLGEKDIKDTIIDTEFDNISLLSSSTELAGAEIELTGIEDREFILKNVLDSVRDNYDYIFVDCPPSLGMLTINSLVAVDSVLIPIQCEYYALEGVSQLMQTISLVKENLNPNLEIQGVVLSMFDGRANLSIQVVEEVKKFFKGSVYTTIVPRNVRLAEAPSHGKPVVYYDSKCKGSLAYIDLAEEFIDLEEDVI, encoded by the coding sequence GTGGGGAAGATAATTGCTGTTTTTAATCAAAAAGGGGGAGTGGGTAAGACCACTACAAATGTAAATTTAAGTGCATGTATAGGAAAGTTAGGAAAAAAAACACTGGTAATAGATTTAGACCCTCAAGGAAATACAACCAGTGGATTTGGAGTAGATAAAAAAGAACTTGATTTTACTATATATGATGTTTTATTGGGAGAGAAAGATATAAAAGACACTATAATAGATACAGAATTTGATAATATAAGTCTATTATCATCATCAACAGAACTTGCTGGTGCTGAAATAGAACTTACAGGAATAGAAGATAGAGAGTTTATATTAAAAAATGTGCTGGATTCAGTTAGAGATAATTACGATTATATATTTGTAGATTGTCCTCCTTCTCTTGGAATGTTGACGATAAATTCTCTTGTAGCAGTAGATAGTGTATTAATACCTATTCAATGTGAGTATTATGCTCTAGAGGGTGTTAGCCAATTAATGCAGACGATATCTTTGGTTAAAGAAAATCTAAATCCGAATCTTGAAATTCAAGGAGTAGTTCTAAGTATGTTTGACGGAAGAGCTAATCTATCTATTCAAGTAGTTGAGGAAGTTAAGAAATTCTTTAAGGGAAGTGTATATACAACTATTGTTCCAAGAAATGTTAGACTAGCTGAAGCACCGAGCCATGGAAAGCCAGTTGTATATTATGATTCAAAGTGTAAAGGTTCTTTAGCATATATAGACCTTGCTGAAGAATTTATAGACTTAGAAGAGGATGTGATATAG
- the yidD gene encoding membrane protein insertion efficiency factor YidD codes for MSKYIIGLFKLIIRFYQKFLSPIKGKTCRFYPTCSQYAIDALEKYGFLKGSYLSIKRILKCHPFHEGGYDPVE; via the coding sequence ATGAGTAAATATATAATTGGTCTTTTTAAGTTAATTATAAGATTTTATCAAAAGTTTCTATCTCCAATCAAAGGTAAGACCTGTAGATTTTATCCTACTTGTTCTCAATACGCTATAGACGCTTTAGAAAAGTATGGATTTTTAAAAGGGTCTTATTTGTCTATAAAGAGAATTTTAAAATGTCATCCTTTCCACGAGGGCGGATATGACCCTGTGGAATAA
- the mnmE gene encoding tRNA uridine-5-carboxymethylaminomethyl(34) synthesis GTPase MnmE, with protein MYIDDTIAAIATAPGEGGIGIVRMSGEKALDIAESVFESVNKKSIKDHNPRTLIYGNIIDDGKIIDEVLLAYMKGPHTYTKEDVIEINCHGGFISVKKILELVLKKGARLAEGGEFTKRAFLNGRIDLSQAEAVMDIINAKTDMSYNVAQSQLEGSLSFKIKELRNKVTELLAHVEVAIDFPDEDVEHITYENLYNKSKELRKEIINLYETSETGKIIRDGLKTVIVGKPNVGKSSLLNAILKESRAIVTDIPGTTRDVIEEFVNINGIPLRIIDTAGIRDTEDVVEKIGVQKSREFFESADLAILVLDASRELSVEDIDILENVKNKNTIVLINKTDLENKMDEDKIKEYIDEKRIIKISALERKGIDKLENEIADMVYKGNVSQGDSVMITNVRHKDSLERAINSINDAINAIEDNMALDFIEVDLKNIWDYLGEVSGDTVSEDLLDTIFRDFCIGK; from the coding sequence TTGTATATAGATGATACTATTGCAGCTATTGCTACAGCTCCAGGAGAAGGTGGAATAGGAATAGTTAGAATGAGTGGCGAAAAAGCTCTTGATATAGCAGAGAGTGTATTTGAGTCTGTTAATAAAAAAAGTATAAAAGATCATAATCCAAGAACTTTAATATATGGAAATATAATAGATGATGGAAAGATTATAGATGAGGTATTGCTTGCTTATATGAAAGGTCCTCACACTTATACTAAGGAAGATGTTATAGAGATTAACTGCCATGGAGGGTTTATCTCTGTAAAAAAAATATTAGAGTTAGTTCTTAAAAAAGGAGCTAGATTAGCAGAAGGTGGAGAATTTACAAAAAGAGCATTTTTAAATGGAAGAATAGATCTATCTCAAGCAGAGGCTGTTATGGATATAATAAATGCTAAAACTGATATGAGTTATAATGTAGCTCAAAGTCAACTAGAGGGAAGTCTTTCATTTAAGATAAAAGAACTTAGAAATAAAGTAACTGAACTTCTTGCACACGTTGAAGTTGCAATAGATTTTCCAGATGAAGATGTAGAACATATAACTTATGAAAATTTATATAATAAGTCAAAAGAGTTAAGAAAAGAGATAATAAACCTTTATGAAACGTCTGAAACTGGAAAAATAATAAGAGATGGTCTTAAAACTGTTATAGTAGGGAAACCTAATGTAGGTAAATCATCTTTACTAAATGCAATACTTAAAGAATCTCGTGCTATAGTTACAGATATACCAGGAACTACTAGAGATGTAATAGAGGAATTTGTAAATATAAATGGAATACCTCTTAGAATAATAGATACAGCAGGTATTAGAGATACTGAGGATGTTGTAGAAAAAATAGGAGTACAAAAATCAAGAGAATTCTTTGAATCAGCAGATCTTGCTATACTTGTTCTTGACGCATCAAGAGAATTATCGGTAGAAGATATAGATATACTTGAAAATGTCAAAAACAAAAATACTATAGTTTTAATAAATAAGACTGACCTTGAAAATAAAATGGATGAAGATAAGATAAAAGAATATATAGATGAAAAAAGAATAATAAAGATATCTGCTCTAGAAAGAAAAGGAATAGATAAATTAGAAAATGAAATTGCCGATATGGTATATAAGGGTAATGTTTCACAAGGTGATAGTGTTATGATAACTAATGTTAGACATAAGGATTCACTAGAGAGAGCTATAAATTCTATAAATGATGCTATAAATGCTATTGAAGATAATATGGCTCTTGATTTTATAGAAGTAGATCTTAAAAATATCTGGGATTATCTTGGTGAAGTTAGCGGAGACACAGTATCTGAGGACTTGTTAGATACTATATTTAGAGATTTCTGTATAGGAAAATAG
- the noc gene encoding nucleoid occlusion protein, with the protein MEDKKVMEIPIDTIIPNPYQPRRVFSEAALNELSESIKSFGILQPITVRKISDSMYELVAGERRLRASKKAGLKYMPAIINNLSDQSSAVLALIENLQREDLNFIEEALGYENLIKDHNFTQQELAKSVGKNQSTIANKLRILRLSDDIKTKLIENGLTERHARALLKLPDDDYKNQVLDTIIKNELTVKKAEKLIKDILEDLATPKEPEKRQTIKSALNFKIYLNTLKNAYNAIVDTGINAKYKENDKGDHIEIVVKIPKA; encoded by the coding sequence ATGGAAGATAAAAAAGTTATGGAAATACCTATAGATACTATAATTCCAAATCCATATCAGCCAAGAAGAGTTTTTTCAGAGGCTGCATTGAATGAATTAAGTGAATCTATAAAGAGTTTTGGAATACTTCAACCTATTACAGTTAGAAAAATAAGTGACAGTATGTATGAATTAGTAGCAGGAGAGAGAAGACTTAGAGCTTCTAAAAAAGCAGGACTTAAGTATATGCCAGCTATAATAAATAATTTATCGGATCAATCTTCTGCAGTACTTGCACTTATTGAAAATTTACAAAGAGAAGATTTAAATTTCATAGAAGAAGCTTTGGGATATGAAAACCTTATAAAAGATCATAACTTTACTCAGCAAGAGCTGGCAAAAAGTGTTGGAAAAAATCAATCAACTATTGCTAATAAGCTTAGAATACTTAGATTATCTGATGATATAAAGACAAAGCTTATTGAAAATGGTTTAACTGAAAGACATGCTAGAGCTCTTCTTAAACTGCCAGATGATGATTATAAAAATCAAGTTTTAGATACAATAATTAAGAATGAATTAACTGTTAAGAAGGCAGAGAAACTAATAAAAGATATACTAGAGGATTTAGCTACACCTAAAGAACCAGAAAAAAGACAGACTATAAAATCAGCTCTTAATTTTAAGATATACTTAAATACATTAAAGAATGCGTATAATGCCATCGTGGATACAGGAATAAACGCTAAGTATAAAGAAAATGATAAGGGAGATCATATCGAAATTGTAGTTAAAATTCCTAAAGCTTAA
- the jag gene encoding RNA-binding cell elongation regulator Jag/EloR yields MRFLEVTGKTIEEALDKALRELNVTKEDVDIDILEQPSRGFLGFIGTKAAKIKVTVKATPKDLAKKFIQDILDCMDIDSEIKISQKNNDISINLTGEDATSLIGKRGYTLDSLQFLTGLVVNKSSNTKMRVLIDIQNYREKREKSLIRYSRKLAKQCAKTRKTIKLESMNPYERRIVHSALQNDRYVKTYSEGIDPNRKVVISVKNK; encoded by the coding sequence ATGAGATTCTTAGAGGTAACAGGGAAAACAATAGAAGAAGCTTTAGATAAAGCTTTGAGAGAGTTAAATGTTACTAAAGAAGATGTAGATATAGATATTTTAGAACAACCAAGTAGGGGATTTTTAGGATTTATAGGAACTAAAGCAGCTAAAATAAAAGTAACAGTAAAGGCTACTCCTAAAGATTTAGCAAAAAAGTTTATTCAAGATATATTAGATTGTATGGATATAGATAGTGAAATAAAGATATCTCAAAAAAATAATGATATAAGCATAAATCTAACAGGTGAAGATGCAACTTCTTTAATAGGAAAAAGAGGATATACTCTTGATTCACTTCAGTTTTTAACTGGACTAGTAGTAAACAAAAGCTCTAATACTAAGATGAGAGTTTTAATAGATATTCAGAACTATAGAGAGAAAAGAGAAAAGTCTTTGATAAGATATTCTAGAAAATTAGCTAAACAATGTGCTAAAACTAGAAAGACTATAAAGCTTGAATCTATGAATCCTTATGAAAGAAGGATTGTACATTCAGCACTTCAAAATGATAGATATGTTAAAACTTACAGCGAGGGAATAGATCCTAACAGAAAAGTTGTTATATCGGTTAAAAATAAGTAA
- the mnmG gene encoding tRNA uridine-5-carboxymethylaminomethyl(34) synthesis enzyme MnmG, with protein MNMKFNGGKYDVIVVGAGHAGCEAALASARMGCKTLIITMSLDSIALMPCNPSIGGTGKGHLVREIDALGGQMGINIDKTYIQSKMLNTAKGPAVHSLRAQADKYEYHKEMKKELENQENLDVLMDEVVEVIADNNVIKGVSTKLGAIYDCKALVLSTGVYLNSKIYIGEVNFYEGPNALGYSKHLTESLEKLGLRMRRFKTGTPARVHRDTVDFSKMDEQKGDDVITPFSFMNDELELKQEPCYLTRTTEQTHKIINDNIKRSAMYSGEIDSVGPRYCPSIEDKVVRFHDKLSHQTFIEPEGNHTKEMYIQGISTSLPYEVQIDMYRSITGLENCKIMRPAYAIEYDCIDPTQLNPSLEIKGVENLFSAGQFNGTSGYEEAAAQGLIAGANAVLKIQGKEPLILDRSQAYIGVLIDDLVTKGTNEPYRMMTSRCEYRLYLRQDNADLRLTEIGHDIGLVKDDRYDKFTQKKSELEQEIERLKEERVTPSQVNKQLEEMNLPGINTGMSLYEFLKRPEFDYELLEKLGKKSDKELSKAIKEQCQIKSKYEGYIGKQLRQIDQFKKLENKKLNKDIDYSKISGLRLEARQKLDNIKPISIGQASRISGVSPADISVLLIHLEQLRRGRGDNNE; from the coding sequence ATGAACATGAAGTTTAACGGAGGAAAATATGATGTTATAGTAGTTGGAGCTGGACATGCTGGTTGTGAAGCTGCTTTAGCATCAGCTAGAATGGGATGCAAGACATTAATAATAACAATGTCTTTAGACTCTATAGCTTTAATGCCTTGTAATCCATCTATTGGAGGAACGGGAAAAGGACACTTAGTTAGAGAAATAGATGCCCTTGGTGGTCAAATGGGTATAAATATAGATAAGACTTATATACAAAGTAAAATGCTTAATACTGCTAAAGGACCAGCTGTACACTCTTTAAGAGCTCAAGCTGATAAATATGAATACCATAAAGAAATGAAAAAAGAACTGGAGAATCAAGAAAATTTAGATGTTCTAATGGACGAGGTTGTAGAAGTAATAGCTGATAACAATGTTATAAAAGGAGTGTCTACTAAGCTTGGAGCTATTTATGATTGTAAAGCTCTAGTTTTATCAACTGGAGTATATCTAAATTCTAAGATATATATAGGAGAAGTTAATTTCTACGAAGGACCTAATGCACTTGGATATTCTAAGCACTTAACTGAAAGCCTTGAAAAACTAGGACTGAGAATGAGAAGATTTAAAACAGGAACACCAGCTAGAGTTCATAGAGATACTGTTGACTTTTCTAAGATGGACGAGCAAAAGGGAGATGATGTTATAACTCCATTCTCATTTATGAATGATGAATTAGAGCTAAAACAAGAACCGTGTTATTTGACTAGAACTACTGAGCAAACTCATAAGATTATAAATGATAATATAAAAAGATCGGCTATGTATAGTGGAGAAATTGATAGTGTTGGACCTAGATATTGTCCTTCTATAGAAGATAAGGTTGTAAGATTCCACGATAAACTATCACACCAAACATTTATAGAGCCTGAAGGAAATCATACTAAAGAAATGTATATACAAGGTATATCTACATCTCTTCCTTATGAGGTTCAAATAGATATGTATAGATCTATAACAGGTCTTGAAAATTGTAAAATAATGAGACCAGCTTATGCAATAGAGTATGATTGTATAGATCCTACACAACTTAACCCATCTCTTGAAATAAAGGGAGTTGAGAATTTATTCAGTGCCGGACAGTTTAATGGAACGTCTGGATATGAAGAAGCAGCAGCACAAGGTCTTATAGCTGGAGCAAATGCTGTTTTAAAAATACAAGGAAAAGAGCCTTTAATATTAGATAGATCTCAAGCATATATAGGAGTTTTAATAGATGATTTAGTTACTAAGGGAACTAATGAACCTTATAGAATGATGACATCAAGATGTGAATATAGACTTTACCTAAGACAAGATAATGCAGATTTAAGACTTACTGAAATAGGTCATGATATAGGTCTTGTTAAAGATGATAGATACGATAAATTCACCCAAAAGAAATCTGAACTAGAACAAGAAATAGAAAGATTAAAGGAAGAAAGAGTCACTCCAAGTCAAGTAAATAAACAATTAGAAGAGATGAACCTTCCTGGAATTAATACGGGTATGAGTTTATATGAATTCTTAAAAAGACCAGAGTTTGACTATGAACTATTAGAGAAATTAGGAAAGAAATCAGATAAAGAATTATCTAAAGCTATAAAAGAGCAGTGCCAAATAAAATCTAAGTATGAAGGCTATATAGGCAAACAGTTAAGACAAATAGACCAATTTAAAAAACTAGAAAATAAAAAGTTGAATAAAGATATAGATTACTCTAAAATAAGTGGATTAAGACTTGAGGCTAGACAAAAACTAGATAATATAAAGCCTATATCAATAGGACAGGCATCTCGTATATCTGGAGTATCTCCTGCTGATATATCTGTTTTATTAATACACCTTGAACAACTTAGAAGAGGTAGAGGTGATAATAATGAGTAA
- a CDS encoding helix-turn-helix domain-containing protein yields the protein MEILSLGEKIKKLRKEKNLTLKELAGNRITAAQISHIERDKSYPSQDLLEYFVEKLDVSIDYLLESKDMQAKKISNNLLTKSEIYIKSQDQETAKKEICNVIDISKEYKLYDTYGKAKYLLGVVYFNEKQYELAIDNFERSLVLNVKTANYEKVVQCYIQLGKIYLEEGFIKVALDKFIQGENLFLEHEIDNNELQKEIYTHKSFCYIRLENNEKSLLYARKIHEIEEKEKNIKQKADSLFLIGSNLLDMGRWDESKIYLNKALQIYEDEDKKNEYAKIQITMSRIYRKIGKYEDALECVKKAYITKREYEDVELMKILFEYIKVLIEINDFENAKKYSKKGLSIAIKMKNKKLEYRSLKYYARIYKKQGDLNTAIEHLKKCSYIIEEIGSKKELADLYIELAQTYSNISKERELEYYTKGINIYKELDIIEK from the coding sequence ATGGAAATACTTAGCTTAGGAGAAAAAATTAAAAAGCTTAGAAAAGAGAAGAACTTAACACTTAAAGAATTAGCAGGAAATAGAATAACTGCTGCTCAGATAAGTCATATAGAGAGAGATAAATCATATCCAAGTCAAGATCTTTTAGAATATTTTGTAGAGAAACTAGATGTTAGTATAGATTATTTATTAGAGAGCAAAGATATGCAAGCTAAAAAAATAAGCAACAACTTACTGACAAAGAGTGAGATATATATAAAATCTCAAGATCAAGAGACAGCTAAAAAGGAAATATGCAATGTAATCGATATATCTAAGGAATATAAGCTATATGATACTTATGGAAAAGCAAAATATTTATTAGGAGTAGTTTATTTTAATGAGAAGCAGTATGAATTAGCTATAGATAACTTTGAAAGAAGTTTAGTACTGAACGTTAAAACAGCTAATTATGAAAAAGTTGTACAATGCTATATACAATTAGGGAAAATATATTTAGAGGAAGGGTTTATAAAGGTAGCTTTAGATAAATTTATACAAGGGGAAAACCTTTTTCTGGAACATGAGATAGATAATAATGAACTACAAAAGGAAATATACACACATAAATCATTTTGTTATATAAGACTTGAAAATAATGAAAAATCTTTATTATATGCTAGAAAGATACATGAAATAGAAGAAAAAGAAAAAAATATAAAGCAAAAAGCAGATAGCTTATTTTTAATAGGAAGCAATCTTTTAGATATGGGAAGATGGGACGAATCTAAAATTTATTTAAATAAGGCTTTGCAGATATATGAAGATGAGGATAAGAAGAATGAATATGCAAAGATACAAATAACTATGTCTAGAATATATAGAAAAATAGGTAAATATGAAGATGCTCTTGAATGTGTAAAAAAAGCTTATATAACAAAGAGAGAGTATGAAGATGTAGAACTTATGAAGATATTATTTGAATATATAAAAGTATTGATAGAAATTAATGATTTTGAAAATGCTAAAAAATATTCTAAAAAAGGATTATCTATAGCTATAAAGATGAAAAATAAAAAATTAGAATATAGATCTTTAAAATATTATGCAAGAATATATAAAAAACAAGGTGATTTAAATACAGCCATAGAGCATTTAAAGAAATGTTCATATATAATAGAAGAAATCGGAAGTAAAAAAGAACTAGCTGATTTATACATAGAACTTGCTCAAACATATTCAAATATATCTAAAGAGAGAGAATTAGAATATTACACTAAAGGTATAAATATATACAAAGAATTAGATATAATAGAAAAATAG
- a CDS encoding YidC/Oxa1 family membrane protein insertase produces the protein MDLFPNSLGALLKIVFNIVGDYGWSIVIFTIIVKGALLPLTLSQTRSMKAMQEIQPKIKEIQEKYKNDQEKMNQKVMALYKEHKVNPVAGCLPLIVQMPILIGLFSALRDPAKYVFGSEAVYKAIDTSFLWLPNLSNPDVIMVGGFALPWILPIIAALTTYISSAMMTPKGGKKDSTQTMMLYFFPLMILWWGKSFPGGLTLYWVVSNIFQIIQQQFIIKPAKAKGE, from the coding sequence ATGGATTTGTTTCCAAACTCTCTAGGTGCGCTATTAAAAATCGTATTCAATATAGTAGGTGACTATGGATGGTCTATAGTTATATTTACTATAATAGTTAAAGGAGCATTGCTTCCACTTACTTTATCTCAAACAAGATCGATGAAGGCAATGCAGGAAATACAACCGAAGATAAAAGAAATACAAGAAAAATATAAAAATGATCAAGAAAAGATGAATCAAAAAGTTATGGCACTTTATAAAGAGCATAAAGTAAATCCTGTAGCAGGTTGCCTACCTTTAATAGTTCAAATGCCTATATTAATAGGACTTTTCTCAGCGTTAAGAGATCCAGCTAAATATGTATTTGGATCAGAAGCTGTTTATAAGGCTATAGATACAAGTTTTTTATGGCTTCCTAATTTATCAAACCCAGATGTAATAATGGTAGGCGGATTTGCTTTACCTTGGATATTACCAATTATAGCTGCTCTTACTACTTATATATCATCTGCTATGATGACTCCAAAAGGAGGCAAGAAAGATTCAACTCAAACTATGATGCTTTATTTTTTCCCATTAATGATATTATGGTGGGGTAAAAGTTTCCCAGGAGGACTTACATTGTACTGGGTAGTAAGTAATATATTCCAAATTATTCAACAGCAGTTTATTATTAAACCTGCTAAAGCCAAGGGGGAGTAA
- a CDS encoding ParB/RepB/Spo0J family partition protein has product MAKNRLGKGLSALIPNNNTVSSDKEIVNLKINQIYPNKEQPRKIFDQEKLSVLSESIKNYGILQPIVVKKEEDGYMIIAGERRFRAAKIANLKEMPAVVKDLPIKDIMEIALIENLQREDLNAIEEAIAYKSLIENYKVTQEEISEAVGKSRPHITNTLRLLNLDDRVINLVEEGQITPGHGKALLRIENKNIQYEIALRIIKERLSVREVETISKNMTDKKEIKNKKVNKDPFIVNIEDKLRDVFGTKVNILKGKKKGKIEIEYYSDEELEGILEQIL; this is encoded by the coding sequence ATGGCTAAAAATAGATTAGGAAAAGGACTAAGTGCATTGATACCAAATAACAATACAGTTTCATCTGACAAAGAAATAGTAAATTTAAAAATAAATCAAATTTACCCTAACAAAGAACAACCTAGAAAGATATTTGATCAAGAAAAGCTGAGTGTACTATCTGAATCAATAAAAAACTATGGGATACTTCAACCAATAGTAGTAAAAAAAGAAGAAGATGGATACATGATAATAGCAGGTGAGAGAAGATTTAGAGCTGCAAAGATCGCAAATCTAAAAGAAATGCCAGCAGTTGTAAAAGACTTACCTATTAAAGATATAATGGAAATAGCTTTAATCGAAAACTTGCAAAGAGAAGATTTAAATGCAATAGAGGAAGCTATAGCTTATAAAAGTCTTATAGAAAATTATAAGGTAACTCAAGAAGAAATATCAGAGGCAGTAGGTAAAAGTAGGCCTCATATAACTAATACTTTAAGACTTTTGAACTTAGATGATAGAGTTATAAACTTAGTAGAAGAAGGTCAGATAACTCCAGGCCATGGAAAGGCTCTTCTTAGAATAGAAAATAAAAATATTCAATATGAGATAGCACTTAGAATAATAAAGGAAAGACTATCTGTTAGAGAAGTTGAAACTATATCTAAGAATATGACTGACAAAAAAGAAATAAAAAACAAAAAAGTCAATAAAGATCCATTTATAGTAAATATAGAAGATAAATTAAGAGATGTATTTGGAACAAAAGTTAATATTTTAAAAGGAAAGAAAAAAGGAAAAATAGAAATAGAGTATTATAGTGATGAAGAGCTTGAAGGTATATTAGAGCAAATATTATAA
- the rsmG gene encoding 16S rRNA (guanine(527)-N(7))-methyltransferase RsmG has translation MSNRSIIKDGLKQMNIDISEVNIDKFEKYKDILLEWNQNINLTAIEDEKEIYIKHFIDSLACINSGYIKENDKIIDVGTGAGFPGIPLRVCMESLNLTLLDSLNKRINFLKEVCNNLELDNVEFVHGRAEDFGKDEDYREQYDIATARAVASLPVLLEYCTPFIKVGGYFVCLKGPYLNEELKEAKKAIDVLGLEFVEKIDVDLPFTDIKHNIVILKKIKNTPTKYPRKAGKLSKSPIK, from the coding sequence ATGAGTAACAGAAGCATTATAAAAGATGGACTTAAGCAGATGAATATAGATATAAGTGAAGTTAATATAGATAAATTTGAGAAGTATAAAGATATATTACTTGAGTGGAATCAAAATATAAATCTTACAGCAATCGAAGATGAGAAAGAGATTTATATAAAACATTTTATAGATTCTTTAGCTTGCATTAATTCAGGCTATATAAAAGAAAATGATAAAATAATAGATGTTGGAACGGGAGCCGGATTTCCTGGTATACCTTTAAGAGTATGCATGGAAAGCTTAAATTTGACATTACTTGATTCTCTTAATAAAAGAATTAACTTTTTAAAAGAAGTTTGTAATAATTTAGAGCTTGATAATGTAGAGTTTGTACATGGAAGGGCAGAAGACTTTGGAAAAGATGAAGACTATAGAGAACAATATGACATAGCAACAGCAAGAGCAGTTGCATCTTTACCTGTTCTTTTAGAGTATTGTACACCTTTTATAAAAGTTGGAGGATATTTTGTGTGTTTAAAAGGACCTTATCTTAATGAGGAGTTAAAAGAAGCTAAGAAAGCAATCGACGTTTTAGGACTTGAATTTGTAGAGAAAATAGATGTCGATCTTCCTTTTACAGACATAAAACACAATATAGTGATTTTGAAAAAAATAAAAAATACTCCAACAAAATATCCACGAAAAGCGGGTAAACTATCAAAAAGCCCAATAAAGTAA
- a CDS encoding aminotransferase class V-fold PLP-dependent enzyme has product MIYLDNAATTFPKPHEVYEEILNCMKNYGANPGRAGHKLALEAGRTIYETRENICKLFNIDNPMNIVFTNNATDSLNLAIKGLVNEGDHIVTTSMEHNSVIRPIKTLEKIGVSNTIVKCNESGELDVNDIKKAIKENTKLIVTTHASNVCGTLIDIESVGKIAREMNIVYLVDASQTAGVYNIDVKNMNIDMLALPGHKGLLGPQGTGILYVGEKINLNQLKEGGTGSKSEELTQPNIVPDKYESGTPNTPGIAGLNAGIQFILKEGIDNIRKHEEELTQYFLNELSLIPIIKVYGTKDAKKQAAVISINIGSQDSSEVSFILDSVFDIATRSGLHCGPLAHKTMNTLEQGTVRFSIGYFNTKEDIDKAVAALKSIVDEIK; this is encoded by the coding sequence ATGATATATTTAGATAATGCTGCAACAACGTTCCCAAAACCACATGAAGTATATGAAGAAATTTTAAATTGTATGAAAAATTATGGAGCAAATCCTGGAAGAGCAGGACATAAACTAGCTTTAGAAGCAGGAAGAACAATATATGAGACAAGAGAAAATATATGCAAGTTGTTTAATATAGACAATCCTATGAATATTGTATTTACAAATAATGCAACAGATTCACTAAACCTAGCAATAAAAGGGTTAGTAAATGAAGGAGATCATATAGTAACAACAAGCATGGAACATAATTCTGTAATAAGACCTATAAAGACTTTAGAAAAAATAGGAGTTAGTAATACTATTGTAAAGTGTAATGAATCTGGAGAATTAGATGTAAATGATATAAAGAAAGCTATAAAAGAAAATACAAAGCTTATAGTAACAACACATGCATCTAATGTATGTGGAACACTGATAGATATAGAGAGCGTAGGTAAAATTGCCAGGGAAATGAATATAGTATACCTTGTAGATGCTTCTCAAACAGCAGGTGTTTATAATATAGATGTTAAAAATATGAATATAGATATGCTTGCATTACCTGGACATAAAGGTTTATTAGGACCTCAAGGAACAGGAATTTTATATGTAGGAGAAAAAATAAATCTTAACCAGTTAAAAGAAGGTGGAACTGGTAGTAAATCAGAGGAGTTGACTCAGCCTAATATAGTTCCAGATAAGTATGAATCAGGAACTCCAAATACTCCAGGTATAGCAGGACTTAATGCAGGAATACAGTTTATATTAAAAGAGGGAATAGATAATATAAGAAAGCATGAGGAAGAACTAACTCAGTATTTCTTAAATGAACTTAGCTTAATACCTATAATTAAAGTATATGGAACTAAAGATGCAAAAAAACAAGCAGCTGTAATATCTATAAATATAGGTAGTCAAGATTCATCTGAAGTCAGCTTTATATTAGACTCTGTATTTGATATAGCTACAAGATCAGGACTTCACTGTGGCCCATTAGCACATAAAACAATGAATACATTAGAGCAAGGAACAGTTAGATTTAGTATAGGATACTTCAATACTAAAGAAGATATAGATAAGGCTGTTGCCGCTTTAAAAAGTATAGTTGATGAGATAAAGTAA